The Carboxydocella sporoproducens DSM 16521 region CCTTTCCCGGGCCCCGGGTTGGCGGTACGCATTTTGGGAGAGGTTACCAGGGACAAACTGGATATATTGCGGGAAGCTGATGCGATTGTTACTGAAGAGATCTTTAATGCGGGCTTGAACAAACAGGTATGGCAGTATTTCGCCGTACTGCCTTCCATGAAAAGTGTGGGTGTGATGGGGGATGAACGCACTTATGCATACACTATCGTAGTGCGAGCAGTGACCAGTGAGGACGGTATGACTGCGGACTGGGCCCGCTTGCCCTATGAGCTGCTGGAGCGCATCTCCAACCGGATTGTCAATGAGGTCCCCCATGTGAACCGGGTTGTCTATGATATAACTTCTAAGCCTCCTGGCACCATTGAGTGGGAGTAAATGCTATCCCTCCGTTTAACGGAGGGTATTTTGTTAATTAGCGAAAATAGGGTAAGATAAAAAAGGATTTTCTTCTTTCTCGTTGAATAGTAAAAAGTATGTGAAACTGAGGACAAGGAGGCAGTACATACATGAATGACACCTTTCTCAAAGCATGTCGCCGGGAGCCGGTGGATTATACTCCTGTTTGGCTGATGCGCCAGGCGGGCCGTTACATGGCCGAATATATGGCGATTAGAAGCAAGTATTCTTTCCTGGAAATGTGCAAGATTCCGGAAATTGCCGCTGAAGTTACTTTGCAACCGGTGAACAAACTGGGGGTGGATGCTGCCATCCTCTTTGCCGATATTCTTTTGCCTTTGGAAGGCATGGGGATTCAACTGGAGTTTGCCAAAAACGAGGGCCCGGTAATTCATAACCCGGTCCGAACCAGGGCGGATGTGGATGCCATCCGGGTCATTGAGGCGGAAGAGGCTACTCCCTATGTCATGGAAGCCATCCGTATCTTACGGCGGGAACTGGCAGATAAAGTTCCTCTGATCGGTTTTTCCGGTGCGCCCTTTACCCTGGCTAGCTATATTATCGAGGGGGGCGGCTCTAAAAATTATATTGAGTGCAAGAAGATGATGTGGCAGGCCCCCGAAGTTTGGCATGCTCTGATGGACAAGATTGCCGAGGTGATTTTGCGTTACCTCAAGGCTCAGATTGCTGCCGGAGCCCAGGCGGTGCAGTTATTTGACTCCTGGGTAGGGGCTCTGTCTCCCGAAGATTATCGTCAGTATGTGCTGCCTTATTCCAAAAAGGTGCTGGACGGCCTGAAGGATAGTGGCGTGCCCGTGATCCATTTTGCCAATAATGCCTCCAGCATGCTGGAACTGGTGAAAGAAGCCGGTGGAGATGTCATCGGCCTGGACTGGCGCATCAATATCGATGATGCCATTCGTCGCCTGGGCGATGATGTAGCTGTTCAGGGCAATCTGGATCCCATGATGTTGTTTGCACCGCCCCGGGTAATTGAGGAAAGGGTTAAGGATATTCTGGCCCGGGTTGGCAATCGGCCGGGACATATTTTTAACCTGGGCCATGGCATCCACAAAGATACCCCGGTAGAACATGTGATTGCTCTGGTGGAAGCAGTGCACAAACACAGTCGCCGGTAAGGAGTGAAGTAAATGGGAGAGCGGCTCAACGGGGTGCTGTTGCTGGGTTTTGGCGGGCCAGAAGGGCCAGAAGGGGTCGAGGCTTTTATGACCCGGTTGATGAAAGGGCGAAAACCGCCGCCGGTGATCACCAAAGTACAGGCCCGTTATCGGCAAATTGGAGGAAAGTCTCCCCTGCTGGAGATTACCAGGGCCCAGGCGGCCGCCCTGGAAGCCAGACTGAACCAGCTGGGAGGAAGCTGGAAGGTAGCGGTAGGAATGAGCAATTCGGCTCCATATATAGAAGAGGGCTTGAAGGAACTGATTGCAGCAGGGGCCGGGCAGGTTATCGCTCTCAGCATCTCGCCCCATTATTCGCGGATAACCACTGGAGCCTATCTGGCTGAAGTGGACAGGCTAAAGGAGCAGTTTTCCTGTCCGGTGATTCCGGCACCGGCCTGGTATGACCATCCCCTGTTTATCGCGGCTCTGGCTGCGAGGGGAAGGGAACAGCTACAGGACTTTGAGCGGCCGGAAGAAGTAGAATTGATTTTCAGTGCCCACAGCTTGCCTGTCTCCTATGTAAGTGGGTCGGAGGCTGACCCCTATCAGGAGCAGGTGGAAGTAACAGCCCGGGCTCTGGCTGCTCATTTTCCGGCCAATCCCTGGACCCTGGCTTACCAGAGCAAAGGGGGCGGGCAGGGGGAATGGCTGGGCCCGGAAGTGGAGGAAGTGCTGGAGCAGCTGGCGGCGAAGGGTAAAAAGGATGTCCTGCTGATTCCCATCGGTTTTGCGGCTGACCATATTGAGACACTGTATGACATAGATATCGAGCAGGCCAATCATGCCAGATCCCTGGGGCTGAATTTCCGGCGGGCCCGGGCAGTCAATGATTTGCCGTTATTTATTTCAGCCCTGGCGGAGGTTGTAACAGAGGTGATGAAAAGATGAAAAAAGTGGTCATTATCGGTGGCGGCATCACGGGTTTAGCGGCTGCCTACACTCTGGGGAAAAAGGGACAGGGCCAGGTGGACTATCTCCTGATCGAGCGGGAGCAGCGCCTGGGAGGCAAAATTGCCACAGATAAGGTTGATGGCTTTGTTATTGAAGGTGGGCCCGACTGTTTTCTTTCGGAAAAGCCTCAGGTGGCTCAGCTCAGTGCCGAACTGGGGATTGAGGAACAGCTCTTGCCCAGCCATGAGGCCAGCAAAGGGACTTATGTCTTTTCCGGAGGCAGACTGCACAAGCTGCCGGAAGGCTTGATGTTGATGGTGCCGACCAAAATCGTTCCTTTTGCGCTGAGCTCCCTCATTTCCTGGCCGGGAAAAATCCGCATGGGGATGGATCTGTTTATTCCACCGCGCCAGAGTGATGAAGATGAGAGTCTGGCCAGTTTTGTTACCCGCAGATTGGGGCGGGAAGCACTGGAGAAAATTGCTGAACCCCTCATTGGGGGCATTCATGCTGGGGATCCGGAGAAAATGAGCTTAAAGGCCAGTTTTCCCCGTTTCCTTGATATGGAAAAGAAATATGGTAGCCTGATTAAAGCCATGCTGGCAGCCCGAAGGCATAAAGCGCCGGTACAGTATCTGGCCAATGGTAAAATTGAAAAAACCTATTTCATGTCCTTCAAGGAGGGCATGGGACAACTGGTAGAGGCTGTTGCCAGCAAACTGGACCCGGCCAAAATCTGGCTGGGGCAGGAAGTAAAAGGGATAAAGCGTCAGGCTGACGGAAAGTATCTCGTGGAACTGGCAGGCAAAGAGCCGGTAATTGCCGATGCAATTATCCTGGCCACACCGGCCAATGCAGCGGCAGAATTGACCGCTGAACTGGATCGGGAAATCAGTCAGCTCTTGCAGGGCATTCCTTTTGTTTCCTCGGCTACTGTCTCTCTGGCTTACCGGAAAGGGGATGTAAAACAGGACCTGAACTCCTTTGGTTTTGTCATTCCCAGGGTGGAAGGGCGTAAAATCATGGCGGCTACGTATAGCTCTACCAAATGGTATGGGCATCGAACCCCGGGAGAGGAATATGTTCTCCTGCGGGCTTTTGTGGGCGGGCCAGCCAGTCAGGAGCTGGTCTTGCTGGATGACGAGCGCATGATCAGTATGGTTCGCGCCGAATTGCGGGAGATTATGGGCTTGACTGCAGATCCGTTGCTTACCCGGGTGTACCGCTGGGTTAAAGGCATGCCTCAGTATGTGCTGGGCCATCTGGAGCGGATTAAGGCCCTGGAGGAAAAAACGGCCCAGTATCCGGGGTTGCAGATCGTAGGCGGTTCTTATCGTGGAGTAGGTATTGGTAACTGTGTAGGCGAAGGCTGGAATGCCGCTGAAAACATCTTGAAGCAGCTGAGCTAAAAATATGGGAGGAGACCGCATGGAAGGGCAGAAACGGCAAGTGCTGGCACTGGTGGGCAGTTACCGCAAAGGGGGTAATACCGACTTGATCATTGAGCAGGCTCTGGCCGGGGCTAGAGACTGTGGAGCGGAAACGGAAAAATTTTTTGTGGATGATTTGCGGTTTACCTCCTGTCAGGGTTGCTATGAATGCCGGCCGGCAGGGGTATGCAAACTGGAGGATGATGTCCGCCTGATTCGGGATAAAATAGAGGCTGCTGATGGCATTATTATCGGTACTCCCATTTATGGAAATTACATGACCGGGCAACTAAAAATGTTGCTGGATCGTTTGATGGGGGTATTAACCCGACGGGTTTTTGATCCCCGGGAAAAGAAGTTCCAGACTTTTAGCCGCCTGGTGCCGAAACAGCGCAATGTATTGCTGGTATTCACAGCTGGCGCACCTCATCCTGAATGTGCTGAAGATGCTGAAAAACTGCTGCGACGGATGATGGAAAAGCATACCAATGGCGGGTTTATAGAAGCCCTGGTGGCTACTTCGGTTACCAGCCAGGGGGCTATTGCCATGAGTGTAGCGGAACTGCTGGAATTAGCCAGGCGATCCGGGATACCAATTGGGGAGGAACAGGCCCGCCAGGCCTGGGAGCGCAACCAGAGGGTACTGGCCCGGGCTTTTGAGCTGGGAAGAAAGTTATAAGGAAAGGAAACAGGCTGTCTGCGAGAGGCGGACAGCTTTTTTGTTCACACAATCGCCATATTCTTTCGTTATACTGAAATTAGCATCCTGGGTCGGAGGGTGAGGCTATGGCTGAGAAAAAAATTCTCGTGGTCGATGATGAAATGAGAATGCGCAAACTGGTAGGAGATTTTCTGAAAAAAGAAGGCTATGCTGTGCGGGAAGCAGCAGATGGTCGCCAGGCACTGGAGATTTTTCAGCGGGAACATCCGGATTTAGTTATACTGGATGTAATGATGCCGGAATATGATGGCTGGGCTGTCTGCCGGGAGATCAGAAAGACTTCCAGGGTCCCGATTATCATGTTAACGGCGCGGGGAGAAGAGGAGGATGAGCTTTTTGGTTTTGATCTGGGAGCAGATGAATATATCGCCAAGCCTTTTAGCTTAAAGATACTGGCAGCAAGAATCCAGGCCCTGTTTCGCCGCCTGGAAAACCGGCAAGTGGCGATAAGAAATTATGACGGGCTGGAAATCGATGAACCGGGGCGTAATGTTTATGTGAACGGGGAACGGATTGAACTAACACCCAAGGAGTTTGATCTTTTGCTCTATCTGGCAGATAATGCCGGCCGGGCTTTGAACAGGGATCAGATTTTAAATGCGGTATGGAATTATGATTACTTTGGCGATACCCGTACGGTGGATACCCATATCAAGCGACTCAGACTGAAACTGGGGGAGAAAAGCGAATTAATTCAGACGGTACGGGGGGTTGGTTACAGATTTGAGGTGAAAAAATGAGATTATCTATACGCACCAAACTATTTCTGGCAGGGAGTGGGCTGGTGGCCTTTTTTGTCGGGTTTTCTCTGCTGTTAAACAATCTTTATTTAAATGAATATTATCTCTGGCAAAAGAAAAACATTCTGATCGAGAGTCTGGAGATGCTTAACGAGAACTACCAGGGGGATCTTGAAACTATTGGATTGCAACTGGAAAAACTGGAGAGAAATCAAGGACTAAATGTTTATATTATCGGTCCGGGGATGGAGTTAAAGTATAATCCTGCGATGCGTCTTTTTGGTATGGGTGGCCCCGGTCGAAAAGGCATGGAGATGACCCTCTGGATGCATGTTTTGCGGTCAGATCTGTGGCAACGTCCCCAGGGGGAGTATCGGCTGGAAGTGGTGGAGGACCCGCGGCTGAAGACCAATTTTCTCCTGCTGACAGGGCGGTTAAAAACAGGGGAGCTGCTGGTATTGAGCCTGCCTGTTGCGGCTATTGATGAAAGCACTGCAGTTGCCAATCGCTTTTTCCTGTTCACGGGTCTGATCACAATAGTCCTGGGGGGACTGGGAGCATATATCTTCGCCCGGCGGTTTACCAGGCCGATTCTGGAGCTGAATGAACTGGCCCAGCATATGGCCCGGCTGGATTTTAGCCAGAAATATCGCGGGCAGACTGATGACGAGATCGGGCAGCTGGGGGAGAGCATTAATTCTATGTCTGAACAACTGGATAGGGCTATCAACCAGCTGCGGGAGGACATTGAGCGGGAACGCCGGATTGATCAAATGCGGAAGGAGTTTATCTCCAATGTTTCCCATGAATTAAAGACTCCTATTGCCTTGATTCAGGGTTACGCAGAAGGATTGAAACTAAATGTCAATGAGGATGAGGAAAGCAGAAATTTCTACTGTGATGTGATTATAGATGAGGCCGGCAAAATGAACCGGCTGGTGAGGGACCTGCTGGATTTATCCCAGATCGAGTCAGGTTATTTGCAACTGGAGAAGACGGAGTTTGACCTGGCGGAACTGCTAAGGCAGATTGTGGAAAAATTCCGGCCCCTGTTGAATGAACAGGGCGTAGATATTGGGCTGGACATACCCGGAGCTTTGCCGGTACTGGGGGATGTTGGTCGGATTGAGCAGGTCGTGATTAACTATTTGAATAATGCGATAAACCATCTGGACCAGCGCAAGCAGCTTAGAATCAAGGCCAGGCGGCGGGGGGAAAAGGTTCGGGTCGAAGTGTTCAACAGCGGCCAGTCTATTCCGGCCGAGGCTCTGGAAAAAATCTGGACCAGTTTTTATAAAGTAGACAAAGCCCGTACCAGAGCCTATGGTGGTACCGGGCTGGGTCTGGCCGTTGTGAGGGCGATTATGGAATTGCACCAGAATGGGTACGGCGCCGAGAATTTGCCCGATGGGGTGAATTTCTGGTTTGAGCTGGATTTTCATCAATCTGCCACCTAGTTTTCACAGAACTGCCACAGAAACAGCATATAATCTGCTTTGTACAAAAACAAAGCAGGAGGGAAAGAGAATGAAATTAAGTCGGCAGTTGCTCTGCGGGCTCAGTATCGGCAGCAGCAAAAATCAGTAACTCCATGAATTTGCCAGCAGCCAGGGGTAAAGGAAAATCGGAACGGGTAACTACCCCCAGATGACGCCGGGGCAGTTCCAGTTCCAGCGGTAGGAGAAAGACCTGACCGCTGGCCAGTTCTGCCTGCACATAGGCTAAAGGCAGGAAGGTGAGGCCCAGCCCGATTTTGGTCAATTCAACCAGCAAGTCAATGCTGCCGGATTCGATTTCGGGTTGAACGCTGAGATTGTGAGCAGCCAGAAGCTGATCCAGCAAGTTTCTGGTGGTAGTGGCTTTCTCCAGTAACAGCAATGGATAAGTTACGATTTCTTCAAGGGTCAGGGTTTGGCCCTGCAGTTGCCGGTACTGGGGGCCGGCGATAAAACCATAATTCAATTCTTGCAAAGGGACTGCCTGCAGGTTTGCAGGCAGTTCTTTTTCCGGGAGGTGGATGACCGCCAGATCCACCAGTCCCCGGCTTAATAAATCCAGACAGCCCGGGGAAGTGGTGTTGGTGACCCGGAGTTTGAGCTGGGGATAGAGCTGGCTAAAGTGTTGAAAGGGATGAAGCAAGAAATGCTTACAAATAGTGTCGGTAGCTCCCAGTCGCACTTCGCCCCGAGCCAGGGTGCGCATTTCATCCAGGGTGCGCTCAGCGGTTTTGATGGCCAGGTATGCCTGCTCGATATGCTGGAAAAGGACTTCGCCCTCTCTGGTTAAGCGGACTTGCTTGGTATGGCGGGAGAAGAGAGAGCAACCCAGCTGCTCTTCCAGAGCCTTGATATTCTGACTGACGGCTGACTGGGAAATGAACAGTTCCCGGGCTGCGGCAGAGAAGCTCAGGCTTTTGGCTACATGGTAGAAAACTTTATAGAGTTCAAAGCTGATGTTCATCTTACCGCTCCTGTGATAGTTTTTGCTTTATTGTATCATTAGATAATTTTTCTTAGCAACTATTTGGCGATATAATAAAGATGGGGTGGTAAAGATGAACTTTGCGCTGATTGAGCAAAAAAAGAGAATGCTTGACGCTAAACGGCCGTTGCCAGCCAGTACTGTAAAATCTTTACGGGAGCATATTCTGGTAGAATGGACCTATAATTCTAATGCCATCGAAGGAAATACCCTGACTATTTATGAAACTAAGGTGGTCCTGGAAGGGATAACTATTGGGGGCAAGTCCTTGAAAGAACATTTGGAGGTTATCAACCATAAAGATGCTATTTTATATCTGGAGGAGTTAGTAGATAAGGATGCTCCCCTGACTGAGTGGGAGATTAAGAATATTCACCGGCTTGTATTAAAGAATATTGATGATGCTAATGCCGGGGTGTATAGGAAAGAAAATGTGATAATCAGTGGGGCTAAACATCGACCGCCTCAGCATTTTCTTGTAAAAGAGCAGATGGAAAACCTGATAAAACAGTATCAGGGGGAGTGGCGTAACCTCCATCCAATTGAAAGGGCGGCTCTATTACATGGCGAGTTTGTTAAAATCCATCCCTTTGTGGATGGAAATGGCAGAACAGCAAGGCTTTTGTTAAATTTTGAGTTGATGAAAGCGAGTTATCCGCCAGTAATTATTAAGAAAGAACGGCGGGCAGAATACTATGATTCCCTTGATAATGCTCATATTTCCGGGGATTACAGGGATTTTATTAGCCTTGTGGCTAGTTGTGTTGAAGAGAGTTTGGATTTGTGGTTAAGTGTAGTTTTATAAGCAGGAAAACACAACATGGGTTGTAGGCCGGGGCGGCCGCAGCTAAATTGGGTTTAGACAGTTATTAAGCCTAGAAAAACCCTATTTGCAGATGCCAGCTATACCCGGTATGGGGGGATTAAGGGTATCTGAAGCCAATAAGTCAGGCGACACCCATCAGGGGATGAGACAATTTGCTCCTGAAAAGGCTCTGAGCCCAGTACTATTTTATTTTAAAATTAACCTCAAGAGAGTGATTTTTGCTTTCTTGAGGTTCTTTTATGTACAAAAAATGATATAAGTTGCGCACACATATAATTCAGTCATGCTTATAAATAACATTAGATATATTAACTACTATTATGAATGCGGCTATGATATAATAAAAGCAAAGAAAAGCCGAGGGGGAAGGTATTAATGGTGCCAGTGCGCAGGATTTATGTAGAAAAAAAGCCGGAGTTTGCCGTGGAGGCCCGGCATCTATATGAAGACTTAAAGGAAAATCTGGGCATCACGGGTTTAACCGGACTGCGTATTATCAACCGCTATGATGTGGCTGGTATCAGTGAGGAAGAATACAGGCTGGCCCGGGACACCATATTCTCCGAACCCCCTGTGGATGTGGCATATGATGAGGTATTACCCCTGGACCCCCGGGAGCGGGTGTTTGCCATCGAATATTTGCCCGGGCAATATGACCAGCGGGCTGATTCCGCCGGACAATGCCTGCAAATTCTTACCCAGAAAGAACGGCCCCTGGTACGCTCTGCCAAGCTGATTGTTTTACAGGGAGATATCACCGAGGAAGAACTGGCCAAAATCAAGGACTATTGCATTAACCCGGTGGAAGCCCGGGAGGCGGCACTGGACAAGCCTGTCAGTCTGGAGCTGGAAATGGCGGAACCGCCGGAGGTGGCGGTTATTCAGGGCTTTATCGACATGAAGGAGCCAGAACTGGCTGAACTCCATGCCCGGCTGGGCCTGGCTATGGGGCTGGAGGATCTGGCCTTTTGCCAAACATATTTCCGGGATACAGAAGGGCGCAATCCCACCATTACCGAACTGCGGGTGCTGGATACCTACTGGTCTGATCATTGCCGGCATACTACCTTCCTGACCCGGATTAATGAGGTGGAGATTGAGGCGGCACCCTTGACTGAGCCGGTAAAGGAGGCCTATCAGGAATATCTGCGGGCCCGCACCCTGGTTTATGGTGAGGAAGAACGGGATATCTGCCTGATGGATATCGCCGTCATGGGCATGAAGGAACTGCGTCAGCTGGGGAAACTGCCGGACCTGGATGAGTCGGAGGAAATCAATGCTTGCAGTATAATTGTGCCGGTGGAGATCGATGGTCGAACGGAAGAATGGTTGTTGATGTTCAAAAACGAAACCCATAACCATCCCACTGAAATCGAGCCCTTCGGGGGGGCGGCTACCTGTCTGGGCGGGGCGATTCGGGACCCTCTCTCCGGCCGTTCCTATGTCTACCAGGCGATGCGGGTAACGGGCAGTGGTGACCCGCGGGCCCGGGTGGAGGATACTTTGCCCGGCAAGTTGCCGCAGAGGAAAATTACTACCGGGGCGGCAGCCGGTTACAGCTCTTATGGTAACCAGATCGGCCTGGCTACCGGCCAGGTAGCGGAAATCTATGACCAGGGCTATATCGCCAAGCGTATGGAAATCGGGGCAGTGATCGGGGCGGCACCGCGAACCAATGTGGTGCGGCAGCGGCCCCAGCCCGGAGATGTCATAATTTTGCTGGGAGGCCGCACTGGGCGGGATGGCTGTGGCGGTGCGACCGGTTCCTCCAAGGAACATACCGAAGAATCCCTCTTTAGCTGTGGGGCGGAAGTACAAAAGGGCAACCCGCCGGAGGAGCGCAAAATCCAGCGGCTCTTCCGCAAGCCGGAAGTAAGCTGCCTGATCAAGAAATGCAATGACTTTGGCGCCGGTGGGGTGTCGGTAGCTATCGGGGAACTGGCCGATGGGCTGGATATTAATCTGGATGCCATCCCGAAAAAATATGAGGGATTGGATGGGACAGAACTGGCTATTTCTGAATCCCAGGAGCGGATGGCAGTAGTGGTAGCCGCTGCTGATGTAGAGCAGTTTATTCAGCTGGCAGCAGAGGAAAACCTGGAAGCTACACCGGTGGCCCGGGTTACCGCTGAACGGCGTTTGCGCATGCACTGGCGGGGCCAGACCATCGTCGATATCAGCCGGGATTTTCTCAACACCAATGGGGTGAAACAGACCACTCAGGTGACGGTAATCGCACCGAAAGCAGAGGAAAACTACTTTGCTGCTGTACCGGCAGCGGTGGCGAAAGCCGGGGATTTACAGCAGGCCTGGCTGGCCAATTTACAGGACCTCAATGTCTGCAGCCAGAAGGGATTGGTCGAACGATTTGACAGCACTATTGGTGCCGGAACCGTGCTGATGCCGCTAGGAGGGATTTATCAGGATACCCCGGCCGAGGGTATGGCGGCTAAGATTCCTGTACTGGAAGGGGAAACGGTCACCGGGACCCTGATGACCTTTGGTTATAATCCTCAACTGGCCAAATGGAGCCCATTCCATGGTGCCCTCTATGCTGTGGTGGAGGCAGTGACCAAAATAGTGGCTATGGGTGGGGATTATCGCCGGGTGCGCCTCACCCTGCAGGAGTATTTTGAGAAGCTGGGCAAGGACCGGCAAAAGTGGGGCAAGCCTTTTAGTGCCTTGCTAGGGGCCTATCTGGCCCAAAAACGGCTGGGGATTGCTGCCATTGGCGGTAAGGATAGCATGTCCGGCACTTTCAAGGATCTGAATGTGCCACCGACCCTGGTAGCTTTTGCCGTGGCACCGGTGGATGTACGCCAGGTTATATCGCCAGAGTTCAAGCAGGCAGGAAGTCGGGTGGTGCTGGTTCGGGCCCGGCGGGATGAACGGGAAATCCCCGATTTTCAGCAATTACAGCAAAACTTCAGCCGTATACACGAATTAATCAGCCAGGGCCGGGTGCTGGCTGCCCATTCGGTACGCCTGGGCGGGCTGGCGGCAGTGATTAGTAAAATGGCGTTCGGCAATCGGATAGGTTTTGCCTTTGCAAATATATTTGATGGGAAGGAACTTTTCGCCCCTCTTTATGGTTCCCTGGTCCTGGAAGTGGAGGCAGGGCTGGATTTGGAACGGGTTCTGGCAGGACTGGACTGGCAGCTCCTGGGCCAGACCCTGGCGGAAAAAGTAATCAGGGTTAATGGTATAGAGATAGACCTGGAAGAGGCATACCGGGCCTGGACAGAACCCCTGGAAGGGGTATTTCCCACCCGGGTTAAGACGCAGGAAGAGCCGCCGAAAATTTTTAGCTACTGGCAGGAACAGCGGCGACAGAGTACGGTTAAAATCGCCCGTCCCCGCATTCTGATGCCGGTTTTCCCCGGCACCA contains the following coding sequences:
- a CDS encoding flavodoxin family protein, coding for MEGQKRQVLALVGSYRKGGNTDLIIEQALAGARDCGAETEKFFVDDLRFTSCQGCYECRPAGVCKLEDDVRLIRDKIEAADGIIIGTPIYGNYMTGQLKMLLDRLMGVLTRRVFDPREKKFQTFSRLVPKQRNVLLVFTAGAPHPECAEDAEKLLRRMMEKHTNGGFIEALVATSVTSQGAIAMSVAELLELARRSGIPIGEEQARQAWERNQRVLARAFELGRKL
- the hemH gene encoding ferrochelatase; translation: MGERLNGVLLLGFGGPEGPEGVEAFMTRLMKGRKPPPVITKVQARYRQIGGKSPLLEITRAQAAALEARLNQLGGSWKVAVGMSNSAPYIEEGLKELIAAGAGQVIALSISPHYSRITTGAYLAEVDRLKEQFSCPVIPAPAWYDHPLFIAALAARGREQLQDFERPEEVELIFSAHSLPVSYVSGSEADPYQEQVEVTARALAAHFPANPWTLAYQSKGGGQGEWLGPEVEEVLEQLAAKGKKDVLLIPIGFAADHIETLYDIDIEQANHARSLGLNFRRARAVNDLPLFISALAEVVTEVMKR
- a CDS encoding LysR family transcriptional regulator, yielding MNISFELYKVFYHVAKSLSFSAAARELFISQSAVSQNIKALEEQLGCSLFSRHTKQVRLTREGEVLFQHIEQAYLAIKTAERTLDEMRTLARGEVRLGATDTICKHFLLHPFQHFSQLYPQLKLRVTNTTSPGCLDLLSRGLVDLAVIHLPEKELPANLQAVPLQELNYGFIAGPQYRQLQGQTLTLEEIVTYPLLLLEKATTTRNLLDQLLAAHNLSVQPEIESGSIDLLVELTKIGLGLTFLPLAYVQAELASGQVFLLPLELELPRRHLGVVTRSDFPLPLAAGKFMELLIFAAADTEPAEQLPT
- a CDS encoding Fic family protein — its product is MNFALIEQKKRMLDAKRPLPASTVKSLREHILVEWTYNSNAIEGNTLTIYETKVVLEGITIGGKSLKEHLEVINHKDAILYLEELVDKDAPLTEWEIKNIHRLVLKNIDDANAGVYRKENVIISGAKHRPPQHFLVKEQMENLIKQYQGEWRNLHPIERAALLHGEFVKIHPFVDGNGRTARLLLNFELMKASYPPVIIKKERRAEYYDSLDNAHISGDYRDFISLVASCVEESLDLWLSVVL
- the hemE gene encoding uroporphyrinogen decarboxylase; the protein is MNDTFLKACRREPVDYTPVWLMRQAGRYMAEYMAIRSKYSFLEMCKIPEIAAEVTLQPVNKLGVDAAILFADILLPLEGMGIQLEFAKNEGPVIHNPVRTRADVDAIRVIEAEEATPYVMEAIRILRRELADKVPLIGFSGAPFTLASYIIEGGGSKNYIECKKMMWQAPEVWHALMDKIAEVILRYLKAQIAAGAQAVQLFDSWVGALSPEDYRQYVLPYSKKVLDGLKDSGVPVIHFANNASSMLELVKEAGGDVIGLDWRINIDDAIRRLGDDVAVQGNLDPMMLFAPPRVIEERVKDILARVGNRPGHIFNLGHGIHKDTPVEHVIALVEAVHKHSRR
- a CDS encoding sensor histidine kinase codes for the protein MRLSIRTKLFLAGSGLVAFFVGFSLLLNNLYLNEYYLWQKKNILIESLEMLNENYQGDLETIGLQLEKLERNQGLNVYIIGPGMELKYNPAMRLFGMGGPGRKGMEMTLWMHVLRSDLWQRPQGEYRLEVVEDPRLKTNFLLLTGRLKTGELLVLSLPVAAIDESTAVANRFFLFTGLITIVLGGLGAYIFARRFTRPILELNELAQHMARLDFSQKYRGQTDDEIGQLGESINSMSEQLDRAINQLREDIERERRIDQMRKEFISNVSHELKTPIALIQGYAEGLKLNVNEDEESRNFYCDVIIDEAGKMNRLVRDLLDLSQIESGYLQLEKTEFDLAELLRQIVEKFRPLLNEQGVDIGLDIPGALPVLGDVGRIEQVVINYLNNAINHLDQRKQLRIKARRRGEKVRVEVFNSGQSIPAEALEKIWTSFYKVDKARTRAYGGTGLGLAVVRAIMELHQNGYGAENLPDGVNFWFELDFHQSAT
- the hemG gene encoding protoporphyrinogen oxidase — translated: MKKVVIIGGGITGLAAAYTLGKKGQGQVDYLLIEREQRLGGKIATDKVDGFVIEGGPDCFLSEKPQVAQLSAELGIEEQLLPSHEASKGTYVFSGGRLHKLPEGLMLMVPTKIVPFALSSLISWPGKIRMGMDLFIPPRQSDEDESLASFVTRRLGREALEKIAEPLIGGIHAGDPEKMSLKASFPRFLDMEKKYGSLIKAMLAARRHKAPVQYLANGKIEKTYFMSFKEGMGQLVEAVASKLDPAKIWLGQEVKGIKRQADGKYLVELAGKEPVIADAIILATPANAAAELTAELDREISQLLQGIPFVSSATVSLAYRKGDVKQDLNSFGFVIPRVEGRKIMAATYSSTKWYGHRTPGEEYVLLRAFVGGPASQELVLLDDERMISMVRAELREIMGLTADPLLTRVYRWVKGMPQYVLGHLERIKALEEKTAQYPGLQIVGGSYRGVGIGNCVGEGWNAAENILKQLS
- a CDS encoding response regulator transcription factor, with amino-acid sequence MAEKKILVVDDEMRMRKLVGDFLKKEGYAVREAADGRQALEIFQREHPDLVILDVMMPEYDGWAVCREIRKTSRVPIIMLTARGEEEDELFGFDLGADEYIAKPFSLKILAARIQALFRRLENRQVAIRNYDGLEIDEPGRNVYVNGERIELTPKEFDLLLYLADNAGRALNRDQILNAVWNYDYFGDTRTVDTHIKRLRLKLGEKSELIQTVRGVGYRFEVKK